A region of Candidatus Endomicrobium procryptotermitis DNA encodes the following proteins:
- the topA gene encoding type I DNA topoisomerase — protein MTKYLVIVESPAKEKTISKILGRDFIVKSSYGHIRDLPKSKFGIDIERDFEPTYTNMAKAKKIIADLKKSAENSDKIYLATDFDREGEAIAWHLKEALGLKDSKTARITFHEITPEAIKESLKKPRIIDMGLVDSQQARRILDRLVGYKLSPLLWKKIKIGLSAGRVQSVAVMIICDREEEIKNFVPIEYWSIEAELAKKEKDLSAFKASLISKNGIKFEKFSIKDKTQSDDILKELEGAVYVVQTTETKQRRRCPYAPYMTSTMQQDASRRLGFSASKTMMIAQKLYEGINVGDSSSSGLITYMRTDSLNVAKSVQQQTLKFLAEQYGADFVPQTPRFYKTKSKGAQEAHEAIRPTSPHKIPQSIKQYLSNDEFKLYDLIWKRFAASQMADAVYNTVSADISAKDYIFRASGSTLIFEGFLKVYNIDDTEKDAKLPQLNDGEILDLKALIPQQHFTEPPPRYNEASLIKALEEHGIGRPSTYAPTIKTILDRLYVRFEGKKFVPTNLGIVVNNVLKKHFGNIVNVEFTAEVEEKFDAIASDKTQWRNVIRDFYKPFEMDLVQAEKNLERQKIEPQKSDEICPNCGKPMVIRDSKNGQFLGCSGYPECKTAMPLGKDGKTAAEPEETDMTCDKCGSILIKKTGFRGKSYLTCKNRECKSIYYIDKNGNKILKPEPEKTDIKCEKCGSIMLKRVGKRGPFLTCSAFPKCRNLQWIKQEKPVKTAKKKMKKVMKTATKTSAGKSKSI, from the coding sequence ATGACAAAGTATCTTGTTATAGTCGAATCTCCAGCTAAAGAAAAAACCATATCAAAAATATTGGGCAGAGATTTTATTGTGAAAAGTTCTTATGGGCATATAAGAGATTTGCCGAAAAGTAAATTCGGCATAGACATAGAACGCGATTTTGAACCCACATATACCAATATGGCAAAAGCAAAAAAGATTATCGCAGACTTAAAGAAGAGTGCTGAAAATTCGGATAAAATTTATCTTGCAACCGATTTCGACAGAGAAGGTGAAGCCATTGCATGGCATTTAAAAGAAGCTTTGGGTTTGAAAGATTCAAAAACTGCCAGAATAACTTTTCACGAAATCACTCCAGAAGCTATAAAAGAATCACTAAAAAAGCCAAGAATCATCGACATGGGACTTGTGGACAGCCAGCAGGCGAGAAGAATACTCGACAGGCTTGTAGGTTATAAACTTTCCCCTCTTTTATGGAAAAAAATAAAAATCGGACTTTCCGCGGGAAGAGTTCAGTCCGTGGCAGTTATGATTATTTGCGACAGAGAAGAAGAAATCAAAAATTTTGTCCCTATAGAATATTGGAGTATTGAAGCCGAACTTGCAAAAAAAGAAAAAGACTTATCGGCTTTTAAGGCTTCTCTCATCTCGAAAAACGGCATAAAATTCGAAAAGTTTTCAATAAAAGACAAAACTCAGTCTGATGACATTTTAAAAGAGCTTGAAGGTGCTGTGTATGTTGTACAAACCACGGAGACAAAACAGCGCAGACGTTGCCCATACGCTCCTTATATGACTTCAACCATGCAACAGGATGCTTCGAGAAGGCTCGGCTTTTCCGCTTCGAAAACTATGATGATAGCACAGAAATTGTATGAAGGCATCAACGTTGGAGATTCTTCTTCTTCGGGTTTGATAACCTATATGAGAACCGATTCTCTAAACGTAGCAAAAAGTGTTCAACAGCAGACGCTTAAATTTCTGGCTGAACAATATGGAGCAGATTTCGTTCCACAAACTCCAAGATTTTACAAAACGAAATCAAAAGGAGCACAGGAAGCTCACGAAGCGATAAGACCGACTTCTCCGCACAAAATTCCACAATCGATAAAACAATATTTGTCTAATGACGAGTTCAAACTTTACGACTTGATATGGAAAAGATTTGCCGCCAGCCAAATGGCCGACGCCGTTTATAATACGGTAAGTGCAGATATATCGGCAAAAGATTATATTTTTAGAGCGTCAGGCAGCACTCTTATTTTTGAGGGTTTTTTGAAAGTTTACAATATAGATGATACGGAAAAAGACGCGAAACTTCCGCAGTTAAACGATGGTGAAATTTTGGATTTAAAAGCGCTTATTCCGCAACAGCATTTCACGGAACCGCCACCGCGCTACAATGAAGCCAGTCTGATAAAAGCGCTGGAAGAACACGGAATAGGAAGGCCTTCGACATATGCGCCGACAATTAAAACTATTTTAGACAGATTATATGTGCGTTTTGAAGGCAAAAAGTTTGTGCCAACGAATTTAGGCATAGTCGTAAATAATGTGTTGAAAAAACATTTTGGAAACATAGTAAACGTCGAATTTACTGCTGAAGTCGAAGAAAAATTTGATGCTATAGCATCCGACAAAACTCAATGGCGCAACGTAATAAGAGATTTTTACAAACCGTTTGAAATGGATTTGGTACAGGCGGAAAAAAATCTTGAAAGGCAAAAAATCGAGCCTCAAAAATCCGATGAAATATGTCCGAACTGTGGCAAACCTATGGTTATAAGAGACTCTAAAAACGGACAGTTTTTAGGCTGTTCCGGTTATCCTGAATGTAAAACTGCGATGCCGCTTGGGAAAGACGGAAAAACCGCTGCAGAACCCGAAGAAACAGATATGACATGCGACAAATGTGGAAGCATTTTGATTAAGAAAACGGGCTTCAGAGGAAAATCGTATTTGACATGCAAAAATCGGGAATGCAAATCTATATACTATATAGACAAAAACGGGAATAAAATTTTAAAGCCCGAACCGGAAAAAACCGATATTAAATGCGAAAAGTGCGGTTCAATAATGCTTAAGAGAGTAGGAAAAAGAGGACCGTTTCTTACGTGTTCGGCGTTCCCAAAGTGCAGGAACTTACAATGGATAAAACAAGAAAAACCTGTGAAAACAGCCAAGAAGAAAATGAAAAAAGTTATGAAAACGGCGACAAAAACTTCGGCTGGCAAAAGCAAGAGCATATAA
- a CDS encoding tyrosine-type recombinase/integrase, with the protein MDKTRKTCENSQEENEKSYENGDKNFGWQKQEHIISFKKYLKAERNFSAHTLRAYITDILDFASYCRDKSLEFAQTDKYSMREYLGLLNQKKLSKATLMRKFAVLRTFYKFLIINNAIEKNPLEDMSGPKKEKKVPEFLTEEEMHSLFSLPGMKLRDKTMIEMLYSCGLRIEELMSLDIKNIDFFGNTVTVRGKGNKERVVPAGDKCLASMSDYIKERQALGLACGIHSPAFLGYGGKRLGQRSARRALHRWFMFAGLKKKVSPHTLRHTFATHILDRGCDLRSVQKMLGHKNLSTTQVYTHVTIESLRKVYEKSHPRAK; encoded by the coding sequence ATGGATAAAACAAGAAAAACCTGTGAAAACAGCCAAGAAGAAAATGAAAAAAGTTATGAAAACGGCGACAAAAACTTCGGCTGGCAAAAGCAAGAGCATATAATTTCGTTCAAAAAGTATCTCAAAGCGGAAAGAAATTTTTCGGCACATACTTTAAGAGCTTATATAACAGACATTTTGGATTTTGCATCTTATTGTCGGGATAAATCGCTGGAATTTGCTCAAACGGACAAATATTCAATGCGCGAATATCTTGGGCTGCTTAATCAAAAAAAATTGAGCAAAGCCACTCTCATGAGGAAATTTGCTGTATTGCGCACCTTTTACAAATTTTTGATAATAAACAATGCTATAGAAAAAAATCCTCTTGAAGATATGTCCGGACCAAAAAAAGAGAAGAAAGTTCCTGAATTTCTTACCGAAGAAGAAATGCACAGCCTTTTTAGTTTGCCCGGCATGAAACTGCGCGACAAAACGATGATAGAAATGCTCTATTCATGCGGACTGAGAATTGAAGAGCTTATGAGCCTTGACATAAAAAACATAGATTTTTTCGGTAATACCGTAACTGTGCGCGGAAAAGGCAACAAAGAAAGAGTTGTTCCTGCTGGGGACAAATGTCTTGCCAGTATGTCGGATTATATTAAAGAGCGGCAGGCTTTGGGACTTGCTTGCGGCATACATTCCCCTGCTTTTCTCGGATACGGAGGAAAAAGACTTGGACAAAGAAGTGCAAGAAGAGCGCTTCACAGATGGTTTATGTTCGCGGGACTTAAAAAAAAAGTAAGTCCTCATACTTTAAGACATACTTTTGCGACGCATATTTTAGACAGAGGCTGCGACCTGCGCAGCGTTCAGAAAATGCTGGGACACAAAAATCTTTCGACAACGCAGGTTTATACGCATGTAACAATAGAAAGTTTAAGAAAGGTTTACGAAAAATCTCATCCGCGAGCAAAATAA